The proteins below are encoded in one region of Girardinichthys multiradiatus isolate DD_20200921_A chromosome 19, DD_fGirMul_XY1, whole genome shotgun sequence:
- the LOC124855497 gene encoding heterogeneous nuclear ribonucleoprotein Q isoform X2: MATEHINGNGPEEPMDTSAAVTHSEHFQTLLEAGLPQKVAEKLDEIYIAGLVSHSDLDDRAIEALKEFNEEGALQVLLQFKDSDLSHVQNKSAFLCGVMKTYRQREKQGTKVSDTNKGPDEAKIKALLDRTGYTLDVTTGQRKYGGPPPESAHSGPQPTIGTEIFVGKIPRDLFEDELVPLFEKAGTIWDLRLMMDPLSGLNRGYAFVTYCTKDSAQQAVKLCNNNEIRPGKHIGVCISVANNRLFVGSIPKSKTKEQIVEEFAKVTEGLNDVILYHQPDDKKKNRGFCFLEYEDHKTAAQARRRLMSGKVKVWGNVVTVEWADPIEDPDPEVMAKVKVLFVRNLESTVTEETLEKTFSQYGKLERVKKLKDYAFIHFEERDGAVKALAELNGKELEGEHIEIVFAKPPDQKRKERKAQRQAAKTQMYDEYYYYGPPHMPPPTRGRGRGGRGGYSYPPDYYSYEDYYDYYGYDYHNYRGGYDDPYYGYDDFQVSVRGRGARGGVRGGLSQTRGRGVMTPRGRVGLNHRGGIGAIRAGKRGRGRS, encoded by the exons ATGGCCACAGAACATATAAATGGAAATGGTCCAGAAGAACCAATGGACACCTCTGCTGCAGTTACCCATTCTGAGCACTTCCAGACTTTATTAGAAGCTGGTTTACCACAGAAAGTTGCTGAAAAACTAGATGAAATTTACATAGCAG GTTTGGTTTCACACAGTGATTTAGATGATCGAGCAATCGAGGCTCTGAAAGAATTCAACGAAGAAGGTGCTCTCCAAGTCCTTTTACAATTCAAGGACAGCGACCTCTCACATGTTCAG AACAAAAGTGCCTTTCTTTGTGGCGTGATGAAGAcatacagacagagagagaaacaagGGACCAAAGTGTCAGACACCAACAAAGGACCAGATGAAGCCAAAATCAAA GCTCTGTTGGATAGGACTGGCTACACACTTGATGTGACAACAGGACAAAGGAAGTATGGGGGCCCTCCACCAGAGTCTGCCCATTCAGGGCCACAGCCCACCATTGGTACAGAG ATATTTGTAGGGAAGATTCCCAGAGACCTGTTTGAGGATGAGCTGGTTCCGCTGTTCGAGAAAGCTGGCACCATCTGGGACTTGCGCTTAATGATGGACCCTCTCAGCGGTCTAAACAGAGGCTACGCCTTTGTAACATATTGCACTAAAGATTCTGCGCAGCAAGCTGTCAAATTG TGCAACAACAATGAAATTCGACCGGGTAAACACATCGGCGTATGCATTTCTGTGGCCAATAATAGACTGTTTGTTGGCTCCATCCCTAAGAGTAAAACAAAAGAGCAGATTGTTGAAGAATTTGCTAAAGTCACAG AAGGTCTAAATGATGTCATATTATACCACCAGCCAGATGACAAGAAGAAGAACCGGGGCTTTTGCTTCCTGGAGTATGAAGACCATAAGACAGCGGCTCAAGCTCGCCGCAGACTCATGAGTGGAAAGGTCAAGGTGTGGGGAAACGTGGTCACAGTGGAGTGGGCTGATCCGATTGAGGACCCAGATCCAGAAGTCATGGCCAAG GTCAAGGTGCTGTTTGTGAGGAATTTAGAAAGCACTGTTACAGAAGAGACGcttgaaaaaacatttagtcaATATGGGAAGCTGGAGAGAGTCAAGAAATTGAAAGACTATGCCTTCATCCACTTTGAAGAAAGAGATGGTGCTGTGAAG GCTTTAGCCGAGCTCAATGGCAAAGAACTGGAAGGAGAGCACATTGAAATAGTGTTTGCCAAGCCCCCTGACCAGAAGAGGAAAGAGCGCAAAGCCCAGAGACAAGCCGCCAAAACGCAAAT GTATGATGAATACTACTATTATGGGCCTCCTCACATGCCACCACCCACAAGAGGCAGAGGAAGAGGTGGCAGGGGCGGTTATTCTTATCCTCCTGATTATTACAGTTATGAAGACTATTACGATTACTATGGATATGATTACCATAACTACCGGGGTGGCTACGACGATCCTTACTATGGCTACGATGACTTCCAAGTGTCTGTGCGAGGACgaggagccagaggaggagTCCGTGGAGGTCTCAGTCAGACCAGAGGCCGTGGTGTTATGACACCGAGGGGCCGAGTGGGCCTCAACCATCGTGGAGGCATTGGAGCAATCAGAG CAGGGAAACGGGGCCGAGGGCGTTCCTGA
- the LOC124855497 gene encoding heterogeneous nuclear ribonucleoprotein Q isoform X1 codes for MATEHINGNGPEEPMDTSAAVTHSEHFQTLLEAGLPQKVAEKLDEIYIAGLVSHSDLDDRAIEALKEFNEEGALQVLLQFKDSDLSHVQNKSAFLCGVMKTYRQREKQGTKVSDTNKGPDEAKIKALLDRTGYTLDVTTGQRKYGGPPPESAHSGPQPTIGTEIFVGKIPRDLFEDELVPLFEKAGTIWDLRLMMDPLSGLNRGYAFVTYCTKDSAQQAVKLCNNNEIRPGKHIGVCISVANNRLFVGSIPKSKTKEQIVEEFAKVTEGLNDVILYHQPDDKKKNRGFCFLEYEDHKTAAQARRRLMSGKVKVWGNVVTVEWADPIEDPDPEVMAKVKVLFVRNLESTVTEETLEKTFSQYGKLERVKKLKDYAFIHFEERDGAVKALAELNGKELEGEHIEIVFAKPPDQKRKERKAQRQAAKTQMYDEYYYYGPPHMPPPTRGRGRGGRGGYSYPPDYYSYEDYYDYYGYDYHNYRGGYDDPYYGYDDFQVSVRGRGARGGVRGGLSQTRGRGVMTPRGRVGLNHRGGIGAIRGTHECQIQHGGKLDTATHGGVL; via the exons ATGGCCACAGAACATATAAATGGAAATGGTCCAGAAGAACCAATGGACACCTCTGCTGCAGTTACCCATTCTGAGCACTTCCAGACTTTATTAGAAGCTGGTTTACCACAGAAAGTTGCTGAAAAACTAGATGAAATTTACATAGCAG GTTTGGTTTCACACAGTGATTTAGATGATCGAGCAATCGAGGCTCTGAAAGAATTCAACGAAGAAGGTGCTCTCCAAGTCCTTTTACAATTCAAGGACAGCGACCTCTCACATGTTCAG AACAAAAGTGCCTTTCTTTGTGGCGTGATGAAGAcatacagacagagagagaaacaagGGACCAAAGTGTCAGACACCAACAAAGGACCAGATGAAGCCAAAATCAAA GCTCTGTTGGATAGGACTGGCTACACACTTGATGTGACAACAGGACAAAGGAAGTATGGGGGCCCTCCACCAGAGTCTGCCCATTCAGGGCCACAGCCCACCATTGGTACAGAG ATATTTGTAGGGAAGATTCCCAGAGACCTGTTTGAGGATGAGCTGGTTCCGCTGTTCGAGAAAGCTGGCACCATCTGGGACTTGCGCTTAATGATGGACCCTCTCAGCGGTCTAAACAGAGGCTACGCCTTTGTAACATATTGCACTAAAGATTCTGCGCAGCAAGCTGTCAAATTG TGCAACAACAATGAAATTCGACCGGGTAAACACATCGGCGTATGCATTTCTGTGGCCAATAATAGACTGTTTGTTGGCTCCATCCCTAAGAGTAAAACAAAAGAGCAGATTGTTGAAGAATTTGCTAAAGTCACAG AAGGTCTAAATGATGTCATATTATACCACCAGCCAGATGACAAGAAGAAGAACCGGGGCTTTTGCTTCCTGGAGTATGAAGACCATAAGACAGCGGCTCAAGCTCGCCGCAGACTCATGAGTGGAAAGGTCAAGGTGTGGGGAAACGTGGTCACAGTGGAGTGGGCTGATCCGATTGAGGACCCAGATCCAGAAGTCATGGCCAAG GTCAAGGTGCTGTTTGTGAGGAATTTAGAAAGCACTGTTACAGAAGAGACGcttgaaaaaacatttagtcaATATGGGAAGCTGGAGAGAGTCAAGAAATTGAAAGACTATGCCTTCATCCACTTTGAAGAAAGAGATGGTGCTGTGAAG GCTTTAGCCGAGCTCAATGGCAAAGAACTGGAAGGAGAGCACATTGAAATAGTGTTTGCCAAGCCCCCTGACCAGAAGAGGAAAGAGCGCAAAGCCCAGAGACAAGCCGCCAAAACGCAAAT GTATGATGAATACTACTATTATGGGCCTCCTCACATGCCACCACCCACAAGAGGCAGAGGAAGAGGTGGCAGGGGCGGTTATTCTTATCCTCCTGATTATTACAGTTATGAAGACTATTACGATTACTATGGATATGATTACCATAACTACCGGGGTGGCTACGACGATCCTTACTATGGCTACGATGACTTCCAAGTGTCTGTGCGAGGACgaggagccagaggaggagTCCGTGGAGGTCTCAGTCAGACCAGAGGCCGTGGTGTTATGACACCGAGGGGCCGAGTGGGCCTCAACCATCGTGGAGGCATTGGAGCAATCAGAG GAACCCATGAATGCCAAATACAACATGGTGGGAAACTTGACACAGCGACACATGGAGGCGTTTTGTGA
- the LOC124855497 gene encoding heterogeneous nuclear ribonucleoprotein Q isoform X3, translating to MKTYRQREKQGTKVSDTNKGPDEAKIKALLDRTGYTLDVTTGQRKYGGPPPESAHSGPQPTIGTEIFVGKIPRDLFEDELVPLFEKAGTIWDLRLMMDPLSGLNRGYAFVTYCTKDSAQQAVKLCNNNEIRPGKHIGVCISVANNRLFVGSIPKSKTKEQIVEEFAKVTEGLNDVILYHQPDDKKKNRGFCFLEYEDHKTAAQARRRLMSGKVKVWGNVVTVEWADPIEDPDPEVMAKVKVLFVRNLESTVTEETLEKTFSQYGKLERVKKLKDYAFIHFEERDGAVKALAELNGKELEGEHIEIVFAKPPDQKRKERKAQRQAAKTQMYDEYYYYGPPHMPPPTRGRGRGGRGGYSYPPDYYSYEDYYDYYGYDYHNYRGGYDDPYYGYDDFQVSVRGRGARGGVRGGLSQTRGRGVMTPRGRVGLNHRGGIGAIRGTHECQIQHGGKLDTATHGGVL from the exons ATGAAGAcatacagacagagagagaaacaagGGACCAAAGTGTCAGACACCAACAAAGGACCAGATGAAGCCAAAATCAAA GCTCTGTTGGATAGGACTGGCTACACACTTGATGTGACAACAGGACAAAGGAAGTATGGGGGCCCTCCACCAGAGTCTGCCCATTCAGGGCCACAGCCCACCATTGGTACAGAG ATATTTGTAGGGAAGATTCCCAGAGACCTGTTTGAGGATGAGCTGGTTCCGCTGTTCGAGAAAGCTGGCACCATCTGGGACTTGCGCTTAATGATGGACCCTCTCAGCGGTCTAAACAGAGGCTACGCCTTTGTAACATATTGCACTAAAGATTCTGCGCAGCAAGCTGTCAAATTG TGCAACAACAATGAAATTCGACCGGGTAAACACATCGGCGTATGCATTTCTGTGGCCAATAATAGACTGTTTGTTGGCTCCATCCCTAAGAGTAAAACAAAAGAGCAGATTGTTGAAGAATTTGCTAAAGTCACAG AAGGTCTAAATGATGTCATATTATACCACCAGCCAGATGACAAGAAGAAGAACCGGGGCTTTTGCTTCCTGGAGTATGAAGACCATAAGACAGCGGCTCAAGCTCGCCGCAGACTCATGAGTGGAAAGGTCAAGGTGTGGGGAAACGTGGTCACAGTGGAGTGGGCTGATCCGATTGAGGACCCAGATCCAGAAGTCATGGCCAAG GTCAAGGTGCTGTTTGTGAGGAATTTAGAAAGCACTGTTACAGAAGAGACGcttgaaaaaacatttagtcaATATGGGAAGCTGGAGAGAGTCAAGAAATTGAAAGACTATGCCTTCATCCACTTTGAAGAAAGAGATGGTGCTGTGAAG GCTTTAGCCGAGCTCAATGGCAAAGAACTGGAAGGAGAGCACATTGAAATAGTGTTTGCCAAGCCCCCTGACCAGAAGAGGAAAGAGCGCAAAGCCCAGAGACAAGCCGCCAAAACGCAAAT GTATGATGAATACTACTATTATGGGCCTCCTCACATGCCACCACCCACAAGAGGCAGAGGAAGAGGTGGCAGGGGCGGTTATTCTTATCCTCCTGATTATTACAGTTATGAAGACTATTACGATTACTATGGATATGATTACCATAACTACCGGGGTGGCTACGACGATCCTTACTATGGCTACGATGACTTCCAAGTGTCTGTGCGAGGACgaggagccagaggaggagTCCGTGGAGGTCTCAGTCAGACCAGAGGCCGTGGTGTTATGACACCGAGGGGCCGAGTGGGCCTCAACCATCGTGGAGGCATTGGAGCAATCAGAG GAACCCATGAATGCCAAATACAACATGGTGGGAAACTTGACACAGCGACACATGGAGGCGTTTTGTGA